One region of Camelina sativa cultivar DH55 chromosome 6, Cs, whole genome shotgun sequence genomic DNA includes:
- the LOC104791803 gene encoding 60S ribosomal protein L35-1-like — MARIKVHELREKSKSDLSAQLKDLKAELALLRVAKVTGGAPNKLSKIKVVRKSIAQVLTVASQKQKSALREAYKNQKLLPLDLRPKKTRAIRRRLTKHQASLKTEREKKKEMYFPIRKYAIKV, encoded by the exons ATGG CGAGAATCAAGGTTCATGAGTTGAGGGAGAAATCAAAATCGGATCTTTCTGCTCAATTGAAAGATCTCAAGGCGGAACTTGCTCTTCTCCGTGTCGCTAAGGTCACTGGTGGTGCTCCTAACAAGCTCTCTAAGAT CAAAGTGGTGAGGAAGTCCATTGCGCAAGTGTTGACTGTGGCCTCACAGAAACAAAAGTCTGCTCTTAGAGAAGCATACAAGAACCAGAAGTTGTTGCCACTCGATCTCCGTCCCAAGAAGACTAGAGCCATTAGAAGGAGACTAACTAAGCACCAG GCGTCACTGAAGACagaacgagagaagaagaaagaaatgtacTTTCCAATTAGAAAGTATGCCATCAAGGTTTAA
- the LOC104791804 gene encoding caffeoylshikimate esterase-like: MVMYKEDYVLNSRGIQLFTCSWKPEVELQQEPKALIFLCHGYAMESSITMSSTAMRLANAGFAVYGMDYEGHGKSGGLNGYVKKFDDLVLDVSSHYSSICEREENKGKMRFLIGESMGGAVVLLLARKKPDFWDGAVLVAPMCKLAEDIKPHPMVISFLTKLTRFIPTWKIVPSNDIIDVAFKESHIRKQVRENEYCYKGRPRLKTAHQLLMVSLDLEKNLHQVSMPFIVLHGEDDKVTDQNVSKLLYEVASSSDKTFKLYPNMWHGLLYGESPENLTIVFSDIIKWLNERASVKNQRLETELKHMNDGFSTHK, encoded by the exons aTGGTTATGTACAAAGAG GATTATGTGTTGAACTCACGAGGGATACAACTTTTCACGTGTTCATGGAAACCAGAGGTCGAGCTGCAGCAAGAACCAAAGGCTTTAATCTTTCTCTGTCATGGCTACGCAATGGAATCAAGCATCACCATGAGCA GCACTGCAATGAGATTGGCCAATGCGGGATTCGCGGTCTACGGAATGGACTATGAAGGGCATGGTAAATCCGGGGGATTAAATGGTTATGTCAAAAAATTTGATGATCTTGTTCTGGACGTCTCTTCTCATTACTCTTCAATTTGCG AGAGGGAAGAGAATAAGGGGAAGATGAGGTTTCTAATCGGAGAATCCATGGGAGGAGCAGTCGTGTTACTGTTAGCGAGAAAGAAGCCCGATTTTTGGGACGGTGCCGTTTTGGTCGCCCCCATGTGTAAG TTGGCAGAAGACATAAAGCCACATCCTATGGTGATCTCATTTCTCACAAAGCTAACTCGGTTTATTCCAACTTGGAAGATAGTTCCTAGCAACGATATTATTGACGTGGCATTTAAAGAATCCCACATAAGAAAACAG GTAAGAGAAAACGAGTATTGCTACAAGGGCCGACCTCGCTTGAAAACCGCTCACCAACTCTTAATGGTTAGCTTGGATCTTGAAAAGAATCTTCATCAG gtatcGATGCCATTTATCGTCCTTCACGGTGAAGATGATAAAGTTACAGACCAAAACGTAAGCAAACTACTATACGAGGTGGCTTCAAGTTCGGACAAGACTTTTAAGCTATACCCGAACATGTGGCATGGGCTTTTATACGGAGAATCTCCGGAGAATTTGACGATTGTGTTTAGTGATATCATAAAATGGCTAAACGAGAGAGCTTCTGTCAAAAACCAAAGGTTAGAGACTGAGTTAAAGCATATGAATGATGGTTTTTCTACGCATAAATAA
- the LOC104791806 gene encoding splicing factor 3B subunit 3-like, translating into MYLYSLTLQQATGITCAINGNFSGGKTQEIAVARGKILDLLRPDENGKIQTIHSVEVFGAIRSLAQFRLTGAQKDYLVVGSDSGRIVILEYNKEKNVFDKVHQETFGKSGCRRIVPGQYLAVDPKGRAVMIGACEKQKLVYVLNRDTTARLTISSPLEAHKSHTICYSVCGVDCGFDNPIFAAIELDYSEADQDPTGQAASEAQKHLTFYELDLGLNHVSRKWSEPVDNGANMLVTVPGGADGPSGVLVCAENFVIYKNQGHPEVRALIPRRADLPAERGVLVVSAAVHKQKTMFFFLIQTEYGDIFKVTLDHNGDNVSELKIKYFDTIPVAASICVLKLGFLFSASEFGNHGLYQFQAIGEEPDVESSSSNLMEIEDGFQPVFFQPRRLKNLVSIDQVGSLMPLMDMKVLNLFEEETPQIFSLCGRGPRSTLRILRPGLAITEMAVSQLPGQPSAVWTVKKNVSDEFDAYIVVSFTNATLVLSIGETVEEVNDSGFLDTTPSLAVSLIGDDSLMQVHPNGIRHIREDGRINEWRTPGKRSIVKVGYNRLQVVIALSGGELIYFEADMTGQLMEVEKHEMSGDVACLDIAPVPEGRQRSRFLAVGSYDNTVRILSLDPDDCLQILSVQSVSSAPESLLFLEVQASIGGDDGADHPANLFLNSGLQNGVLFRTVVDMVTGQLSDSRSRFLGLKPPKLFSISVRGRSAMLCLSSRPWLGYIHRGHFHLTPLSYETLEFAAPFSSDQCAEGVVSVAGDALRIFMIDRLGETFNETVVPLRYTPRKFVVQPKRKLLVIIESDQGAFTAEEREAARKECFEAGGVGENGNADQMENGADDEDKEDPLSDEQYGYPKAVSEKWVSCIRVLDPKTATTTCLLELQDNEAAYSVCTVNFHDKEYGTLLAVGTVKGMQFWPKKNLVAGFIHIYRFVEDGKSLELLHKTQVEGVPLALCQFQGRLLAGIGPVLRLYDLGKKRLLRKCENKLFPNTIISIQTYRDRIYVGDIQESFHYCKYRRDENQLYIFADDCVPRWLTASHHVDFDTMAGADKFGNVYFVRLPQDVSEEIEEDPTGGKIKWEQGKLNGAPNKVDEIVQFHVGDVVTCLQKASMIPGGSESIMYGTVMGGIGALHAFTSRDDVDFFSHLEMHMRQEYPPLCGRDHMAYRSAYFPVKDVIDGDLCEQFPTLPMDLQRKIADELDRTPAEILKKLEDARNKII; encoded by the exons ATGTATCTGTACAGTCTTACACTGCAGCAGGCGACGGGAATCACCTGCGCAATCAACGGGAACTTCTCCGGTGGGAAGACGCAGGAGATTGCGGTAGCTCGTGGCAAGATTCTCGATCTTCTCCGCCCAGACGAGAACGGTAAGATCCAAACGATACACTCTGTGGAAGTATTCGGTGCAATTAGATCCTTAGCTCAGTTTAGGTTGACCGGTGCGCAGAAGGATTATCTAGTGGTTGGGTCAGATTCGGGTAGGATAGTGATACTTGAGTACAACAAGGAGAAGAATGTGTTCGATAAAGTTCATCAGGAGACCTTTGGCAAGTCGGGTTGCAGAAGAATTGTGCCTGGCCAGTACTTGGCTGTTGATCCCAAAGGAAGAGCTGTTATGATTGGAGCTTGTGAGAAGCAGAAACTGGTTTATGTTTTGAACAGAGATACTACTGCTAGGTTAACCATTTCTTCTCCTTTGGAAGCTCACAAGTCTCATACTATTTGCTATTCTGTCTGCGGTGTGGACTGTGGCTTCGATAACCCCATTTTTGCAGCCATTGAGCTTGATTACTCCGAGGCAGATCAGGATCCTACTGGCCAAGCCGCTAGTGAGGCTCAGAAGCATTTGACTTTCTATGAGCTCGATTTGGGGCTCAACCATGTCTCTAGAAAGTGGTCTGAACCAGTTGACAATGGTGCCAATATGCTTGTTACTGTTCCTGGAGGAGCTGATGGGCCGAGTGGAGTTCTGGTTTGCGCcgagaattttgttatttacaaGAATCAGGGTCATCCAGAGGTGAGAGCCTTGATACCTAGACGAGCTGATTTGCCTGCTGAACGAGGAGTTTTGGTTGTTTCTGCAGCCGTGCACAAGCAGAAGACaatgttcttctttttaattcagACCGAGTATGGCGACATTTTTAAGGTTACTCTGGATCACAATGGAGATAATGTCTCCGAGTTGAAGATAAAATATTTCGACACCATTCCGGTCGCTGCTTCGATTTGTGTTCTGAAGCTGGGGTTTCTTTTCTCTGCTTCGGAATTTGGAAACCATGGTTTGTATCAGTTTCAGGCCATAGGGGAGGAACCTGATGTAGAGTCTTCATCCTCTAATCTGATGGAGATTGAAGATGGTTTTCAGCCCGTCTTTTTTCAACCTAGACGACTTAAGAACCTTGTTAGTATTGACCAAGTCGGGAGTCTGATGCCACTCATGGACATGAAAGTCCTAAATctttttgaagaagaaacccctcAGATCTTTTCACTTTGTGGGAGAGGTCCACGCTCCACTCTAAGGATACTGAGACCTGGTTTGGCCATCACTGAGATGGCTGTCTCTCAGCTTCCAGGTCAGCCAAGTGCTGTGTGGACGGTGAAAAAGAATGTGAGCGATGAGTTTGATGCATATATCGTCGTCTCTTTTACCAATGCTACTCTTGTTCTTTCGATTGGTGAAACAGTTGAAGAAGTTAACGACAGTGGGTTTCTTGATACTACCCCGTCCCTGGCTGTTTCCCTGATCGGCGATGATTCTCTCATGCAAGTCCATCCCAATGGTATCCGCCACATAAGGGAAGATGGACGTATTAACGAATGGAGAACTCCTGGCAAGAGGTCAATTGTTAAAGTTGGGTATAATCGGCTTCAAGTGGTCATTGCATTGAGTGGGGGAGAGCTTATCTACTTTGAGGCAGATATGACGGGTCAGCTGATGGAGGTGGAGAAACATGAGATGTCTGGTGATGTGGCTTGCCTGGACATTGCGCCTGTTCCTGAAGGAAGACAAAGGTCTCGCTTTCTTGCGGTGGGATCCTATGATAATACTGTGCGCATTCTATCTTTGGATCCTGACGACTGTCTGCAGATTCTCAGCGTGCAAAGTGTCTCTTCAGCTCCGGAGTCTCTGCTATTCCTCGAAGTTCAGGCATCGATTGGTGGAGATGATGGTGCTGATCACCCGGCAAATCTCTTCCTTAATTCTGGTCTGCAGAATGGTGTTCTATTCAGAACGGTGGTGGATATGGTGACTGGTCAGCTTTCGGATTCTCGTTCCCGCTTCTTGGGACTGAAGCCTCCCAAGTTATTCTCCATTTCTGTGAGAGGTCGGTCTGCAATGCTGTGTTTGTCTAGCCGACCTTGGCTTGGTTATATTCATCGGGGACACTTCCACTTGACGCCTCTTTCTTACGAGACTTTGGAATTTGCTGCCCCTTTTTCATCTGATCAGTGCGCTGAAGGTGTAGTCTCTGTCGCTGGAGATGCTCTGAGAATTTTTATGATCGATCGTCTTGGTGAAACGTTCAACGAAACAGTGGTCCCTCTGAGGTACACGCCTAGAAAATTTGTTGTCCAACCCAAGCGGAAGTTGCTGGTTATTATCGAGAGTGACCAGGGAGCATTCACCGCAGAAGAGCGTGAAGCTGCAAGAAAAGAGTGCTTCGAGGCTGGTGGAGTGGGAGAAAATGGCAATGCAGATCAGATGGAGAATGGTGCGGATGATGAAGATAAGGAGGACCCGCTTTCAGATGAGCAGTATGGTTATCCAAAAGCAGTTTCTGAAAAGTGGGTTTCTTGCATCAGAGTTCTTGATCCTAAGACAGCTACGACAACTTGCCTCCTGGAACTTCAGGACAACGAAGCTGCATACAGTGTCTGTACGGTGAATTTCCATGATAAAGAGTATGGCACTTTGTTGGCTGTTGGTACGGTCAAAGGGATGCAGTTCTGGCCCAAAAAGAATCTAGTGGCTGGGTTCATACATATTTATAGGTTTGTGGAGGATGGGAAATCTCTTGAGCTTCTTCATAAGACGCAAGTAGAAGGTGTTCCTCTTGCTCTGTGCCAGTTCCAAGGAAGACTGCTGGCAGGGATCGGACCTGTCCTCAGATTGTATGATTTGGGGAAAAAGAGACTGCTTAGGAAATGTGAAAACAAGCTCTTTCCAAACACCATTATCTCTATCCAAACTTACCGTGATCGTATATACGTTGGTGACATTCAGGAG tcTTTCCATTACTGCAAGTACAGGCGCGATGAGAATCAGCTATACATATTTGCAGATGACTGCGTCCCGAGGTGGCTGACAGCATCGCACCATGTGGATTTCGATACCATGGCAGGGGCAGATAAGTTTGGGAATGTGTATTTTGTGAGGTTGCCGCAGGATGTGTCGGAGGAGATAGAAGAAGACCCGACAGGCGGGAAGATCAAGTGGGAGCAAGGAAAGCTGAACGGAGCACCGAACAAAGTGGACGAGATAGTACAGTTCCATGTTGGGGACGTTGTGACGTGCTTGCAGAAAGCTTCGATGATCCCAGGTGGATCGGAATCCATAATGTATGGAACAGTGATGGGTGGCATAGGGGCATTACATGCATTCACATCCCGTGATGATGTCGATTTCTTCTCTCATCTAGAGATGCACATGAGGCAGGAGTATCCTCCTCTCTGCGGGAGAGACCACATGGCTTACAGATCTGCGTATTTTCCGGTCAAG GACGTGATAGATGGAGATCTCTGTGAGCAGTTCCCGACACTTCCAATGGACTTGCAGAGGAAAATAGCAGACGAGTTGGATAGAACACCTGCGGAGATTCTGAAGAAGCTCGAAGACGCTAggaataaaatcatttaa
- the LOC104791807 gene encoding splicing factor 3B subunit 3 yields MYLYSLTLQQATGITCAINGNFSGGKTQEIAVARGKILDLLRPDENGKIQTIHSVEVFGAIRSLAQFRLTGAQKDYLVVGSDSGRIVILEYNKEKNVFDKVHQETFGKSGCRRIVPGQYLAVDPKGRAVMIGACEKQKLVYVLNRDTTARLTISSPLEAHKSHTICYSVCGVDCGFDNPIFAAIELDYSEADQDPTGQAASEAQKHLTFYELDLGLNHVSRKWSEPVDNGANMLVTVPGGADGPSGVLVCAENFVIYKNQGHPEVRALIPRRADLPAERGVLVVSAAVHKQKTMFFFLIQTEYGDIFKVTLDHNGDNVSELKIKYFDTIPVAASICVLKLGFLFSASEFGNHGLYQFQAIGEEPDVESSSSNLMEIEDGFQPVFFQPRRLKNLVSIDQVGSLMPLMDMKVLNLFEEETPQIFSLCGRGPRSTLRILRPGLAITEMAVSQLPGQPSAVWTVKKNVSDEFDAYIVVSFTNATLVLSIGETVEEVNDSGFLDTTPSLAVSLIGDDSLMQVHPNGIRHIREDGRINEWRTPGKRSIVKVGYNRLQVVIALSGGELIYFEADMTGQLMEVEKHEMSGDVACLDIAPVPEGRQRSRFLAVGSYDNTVRILSLDPDDCLQILSVQSVSSAPESLLFLEVQASIGGDDGADHPANLFLNSGLQNGVLFRTVVDMVTGQLSDSRSRFLGLKPPKLFSISVRGRSAMLCLSSRPWLGYIHRGHFHLTPLSYETLEFAAPFSSDQCAEGVVSVAGDALRIFMIDRLGETFNETVVPLRYTPRKFVVQPKRKLLVIIESDQGAFTAEEREAARKECFEAGGVGENGNADQMENGADDEDKEDPLSDEQYGYPKAVSEKWVSCIRVLDPKTATTTCLLELQDNEAAYSVCTVNFHDKEYGTLLAVGTVKGMQFWPKKNLVAGFIHIYRFVEDGKSLELLHKTQVEGVPLALCQFQGRLLAGIGPVLRLYDLGKKRLLRKCENKLFPNTIISIQTYRDRIYVGDIQESFHYCKYRRDENQLYIFADDCVPRWLTASHHVDFDTMAGADKFGNVYFVRLPQDVSEEIEEDPTGGKIKWEQGKLNGAPNKVDEIVQFHVGDVVTCLQKASMIPGGSESIMYGTVMGGIGALHAFTSRDDVDFFSHLEMHMRQEYPPLCGRDHMAYRSAYFPVKDVIDGDLCEQFPTLPMDLQRKIADELDRTPAEILKKLEDARNKII; encoded by the exons ATGTATCTGTACAGTCTTACACTGCAGCAGGCGACGGGAATCACCTGCGCAATCAACGGGAACTTCTCCGGTGGGAAGACGCAGGAGATTGCGGTAGCTCGTGGCAAGATTCTCGATCTTCTCCGCCCAGACGAGAACGGTAAGATCCAAACGATACACTCTGTGGAAGTATTCGGTGCAATTAGATCCTTAGCTCAGTTTAGGTTGACCGGTGCGCAGAAGGATTATCTAGTGGTTGGGTCAGATTCGGGTAGGATAGTGATACTTGAGTACAACAAGGAGAAGAATGTGTTCGATAAAGTTCATCAGGAGACCTTTGGCAAGTCGGGTTGCAGAAGAATTGTGCCTGGCCAGTACCTGGCTGTTGATCCCAAAGGAAGAGCTGTTATGATTGGAGCTTGTGAGAAGCAGAAACTGGTTTATGTTTTGAACAGAGATACTACTGCTAGGTTAACCATTTCTTCTCCTTTGGAAGCTCACAAGTCTCATACTATTTGCTATTCTGTCTGCGGTGTGGACTGTGGCTTCGATAACCCCATTTTTGCAGCCATTGAGCTTGATTACTCCGAGGCAGATCAGGATCCTACTGGCCAAGCCGCTAGTGAGGCTCAGAAGCATTTGACTTTCTATGAGCTTGATTTGGGGCTCAACCATGTCTCTAGAAAGTGGTCTGAACCAGTTGACAATGGTGCCAATATGCTTGTTACTGTTCCTGGAGGAGCTGATGGGCCGAGTGGTGTTTTGGTTTGCGCcgagaattttgttatttacaaGAATCAGGGTCATCCTGAGGTGAGAGCCTTGATACCTAGACGAGCTGATTTGCCTGCTGAACGAGGAGTTTTGGTTGTTTCTGCAGCCGTGCACAAGCAGAAGACaatgttcttctttttaattcagACCGAGTATGGTGACATTTTTAAGGTTACTCTGGATCACAATGGAGATAATGTCTCCGAGTTGAAGATAAAATATTTCGACACCATTCCGGTCGCTGCTTCGATTTGTGTTCTGAAGCTGGGGTTTCTTTTCTCTGCTTCGGAATTTGGAAACCATGGTTTGTATCAGTTTCAGGCCATAGGGGAGGAACCTGATGTAGAGTCTTCATCCTCTAATCTGATGGAGATTGAAGATGGTTTTCAGCCCGTCTTTTTTCAACCTAGACGACTTAAGAACCTTGTTAGTATTGACCAAGTCGGGAGTCTGATGCCACTCATGGACATGAAAGTCCTAAATctttttgaagaagaaacccctcAGATCTTTTCACTTTGTGGGAGAGGTCCACGCTCCACTCTAAGGATACTGAGACCTGGTTTGGCCATCACTGAGATGGCTGTCTCTCAGCTTCCAGGTCAGCCAAGTGCTGTGTGGACGGTGAAAAAGAATGTGAGCGATGAGTTTGATGCATATATCGTTGTCTCTTTTACCAATGCTACTCTTGTTCTTTCGATTGGTGAAACAGTTGAAGAAGTTAACGACAGTGGGTTTCTTGATACTACCCCGTCCCTGGCTGTCTCCCTGATCGGCGATGATTCTCTCATGCAAGTCCATCCCAATGGTATCCGCCACATAAGGGAAGATGGACGTATTAACGAATGGAGAACTCCTGGCAAGAGGTCAATTGTTAAAGTTGGGTATAATCGGCTTCAAGTGGTCATTGCATTGAGTGGGGGAGAGCTTATCTACTTTGAGGCAGATATGACGGGTCAGCTGATGGAGGTGGAGAAACATGAGATGTCTGGTGATGTGGCTTGCCTGGACATTGCGCCTGTTCCTGAAGGAAGACAAAGGTCTCGCTTTCTTGCGGTGGGATCCTATGATAATACTGTGCGCATTCTATCTTTGGATCCTGACGACTGTCTGCAGATTCTCAGCGTGCAAAGTGTCTCTTCAGCTCCGGAGTCTCTGCTATTCCTCGAAGTTCAGGCATCGATTGGTGGAGATGATGGTGCTGATCACCCGGCAAATCTCTTCCTTAATTCTGGTCTGCAGAATGGTGTTCTATTCAGAACGGTGGTGGATATGGTGACTGGTCAGCTTTCGGATTCTCGATCCCGCTTCTTGGGACTGAAGCCTCCCAAGTTATTCTCCATTTCTGTGAGAGGTCGGTCTGCAATGCTGTGTTTGTCTAGCCGACCTTGGCTTGGTTATATTCATCGGGGACACTTCCACTTGACGCCTCTTTCTTACGAGACTTTGGAATTTGCTGCCCCTTTTTCATCTGATCAGTGCGCTGAAGGTGTAGTCTCTGTCGCTGGAGATGCTCTGAGAATTTTTATGATCGATCGTCTTGGTGAAACGTTCAACGAAACAGTGGTCCCTCTGAGGTACACGCCTAGAAAATTTGTTGTCCAACCCAAGCGGAAGTTGTTGGTTATTATCGAGAGTGACCAGGGAGCATTCACCGCAGAAGAGCGTGAAGCTGCAAGAAAGGAGTGCTTCGAGGCTGGTGGAGTGGGAGAAAATGGCAATGCAGATCAGATGGAGAATGGTGCGGATGATGAAGATAAGGAGGACCCGCTTTCAGATGAGCAGTATGGTTATCCAAAAGCAGTTTCTGAAAAGTGGGTTTCTTGCATCAGAGTTCTTGATCCTAAGACAGCTACGACAACTTGCCTCCTGGAACTTCAGGACAACGAAGCTGCATACAGTGTCTGTACGGTGAATTTCCATGATAAAGAGTATGGCACTTTGTTGGCTGTTGGTACGGTCAAAGGGATGCAGTTCTGGCCCAAAAAGAATCTAGTGGCTGGGTTCATACATATTTATAGGTTTGTGGAGGATGGGAAATCTCTTGAGCTTCTTCATAAGACGCAAGTAGAAGGTGTTCCTCTTGCTCTGTGCCAGTTCCAAGGAAGACTGCTGGCAGGGATCGGACCTGTCCTCAGATTGTATGATTTGGGGAAAAAGAGACTGCTTAGGAAATGTGAAAACAAGCTCTTTCCAAACACCATTATCTCTATCCAAACTTACCGTGATCGTATATACGTTGGTGACATTCAGGAG tcTTTCCATTACTGCAAGTACAGGCGCGATGAGAATCAGCTATACATATTTGCAGATGACTGCGTCCCGAGGTGGCTGACAGCATCGCACCATGTGGATTTCGATACCATGGCAGGGGCAGATAAGTTTGGGAATGTGTATTTTGTGAGGTTGCCGCAGGATGTGTCGGAGGAGATAGAAGAAGACCCGACAGGCGGGAAGATCAAGTGGGAGCAAGGAAAGCTGAACGGAGCACCGAACAAAGTGGACGAGATAGTACAGTTCCATGTTGGGGACGTTGTGACGTGCTTGCAGAAAGCTTCGATGATCCCAGGTGGATCGGAATCCATAATGTATGGAACAGTGATGGGTGGCATAGGGGCATTACATGCATTCACATCCCGTGATGATGTCGATTTCTTCTCTCATCTAGAGATGCACATGAGGCAGGAGTATCCTCCTCTCTGCGGGAGAGACCACATGGCTTACAGATCTGCGTATTTTCCGGTCAAG GACGTGATAGATGGAGATCTCTGTGAGCAGTTCCCGACACTTCCAATGGACTTGCAGAGGAAAATAGCAGACGAGTTGGATAGAACACCTGCGGAGATTCTGAAGAAGCTCGAAGACGCTaggaacaaaatcatttaa
- the LOC104791808 gene encoding dirigent protein 24-like: MAKALSLTIFLFLLIASIVQSARLLDEFQTQPQLVPGTQIPPVPEVEDESSPAVTTTPATTTPPSIPIPLPGPVTGGHEPILEFFMHDVLGGSHPSARVVTGIVAQTEVNGIPFSKSSNNIFPVDNAVPLVNANNINNLINPNTAPLLTGLSGSQANTVIQNSNGNSQGSLSSNNLPFVTTGQLPPAAALQQLMFGTITVVDDELTEGHELGSAIIGRAQGFYLATSLDGTSQTLSLTVLLHEEHDHHDTLDDAISFFGVHRTASHASHIAVVGGTGRFEHAKGYAVVETLYNQEDQHVTDGHDTILHFSVYLTYYKA; this comes from the coding sequence ATGGCCAAAGCTCTTAGCCTAacaatctttctctttctcttgatAGCTTCCATTGTCCAATCCGCTCGACTTCTCGATGAGTTTCAAACTCAGCCACAACTAGTCCCCGGCACCCAAATCCCCCCGGTACCGGAAGTGGAGGATGAAAGTTCACCAGCCGTAACAACAActccagcaacaacaacaccacctTCAATACCAATTCCTCTCCCAGGACCTGTCACGGGAGGACACGAGCCAATCCTCGAGTTCTTTATGCATGACGTGCTAGGCGGATCACACCCGTCAGCACGTGTGGTTACGGGGATAGTAGCACAAACAGAGGTGAATGGTATACCGTTTTCTAAATCTAGCAACAACATTTTCCCAGTAGATAACGCAGTGCCGCTTGTGAACGCAAACAACATCAACAATTTAATCAACCCAAACACAGCTCCACTCCTCACAGGACTTAGTGGCTCTCAAGCCAACACCGTCATCCAAAACAGTAACGGTAACTCCCAAGGATCCCTTAGCTCCAATAACCTTCCCTTTGTAACCACGGGTCAGCTCCCTCCCGCAGCTGCCCTCCAACAGCTCATGTTTGGCACTATTACCGTGGTTGACGATGAGCTCACTGAGGGCCATGAGCTAGGTTCTGCGATCATTGGCAGAGCCCAAGGGTTTTACCTGGCTACCTCTTTGGACGGAACTAGCCAGACCCTTTCCTTAACCGTGTTGCTCCACGAAGAGCATGATCATCATGACACCCTTGATGATGCCATCAGCTTCTTCGGGGTTCACCGAACTGCTTCTCATGCCTCGCATATCGCTGTTGTGGGTGGGACTGGGAGATTCGAGCATGCTAAAGGGTACGCTGTCGTGGAGACTCTGTACAACCAGGAAGACCAACATGTCACTGATGGTCATGATACCATTCTACATTTCAGCGTCTATCTTACATATTACAAAGCTTGA
- the LOC104791810 gene encoding uncharacterized protein LOC104791810: protein MADSSSASYIHMVQHMIEKCLIFHMSKEECVEALSKHANITPVITSTVWKELEKENKEFFKAYEERQSKQEQMSEEETNQMIQKIISDSSKESDE from the exons ATGgctgattcttcttctgcttcttacATTCACATG gTGCAGCACATGATAGAGAAATGTTTGATCTTCCATATGAGCAAAGAAGAATGTGTGGAAGCTCTCTCTAAGCATGCAAACATCACTCCTGTCATCACCTCTACGg tgTGGAAGGAGCTGGAGAAAGAGAACAAGGAGTTCTTCAAGGCGTATGAAGAGAGGCAAAGCAAACAAGAGCAAATGTCGGAGGAAGAGACAAACCAGATGATCCAGAAGATTATCTCGGATTCATCTAAAGAATCCGACGAATGA
- the LOC104781403 gene encoding uncharacterized protein LOC104781403, translating into MVVVTHIPTSFHQISPSFFHLRLRNQPSSSLTKRGGGGGGGGFALSIRAYIEKPNSFSTFANRVIGSLPVVGLLARILSDEGGVGRDLVDFAEFRKRVGNKCTPDDSRAFYEFQQRRGKAGEPLYVLLCCWVAAVGAGLLKSEEILEGVTRVSISNDLEFEEQNFIALMTEARQRRAKLNIDAPIIPMELRVEKALEGIYACCFRRGLIEEEDEKLLQVMLVSVFPSVDKSEIERIIKEKATRVAEGGEEENVMAKRLPKEAIQMQMKDLEFLQQQNIDS; encoded by the exons ATGGTGGTTGTCACTCACATTCCCACTTCCTTCCACCAAATCTCTCCTTCCTTCTTCCATCTCCGTCTTCGCAACCAACCCTCCTCGTCCCTTACCAAacgcggcggcggcggcggcggcggaggttTCGCTTTGTCAATCCGAGCTTATATAGAGAAACCGAACTCCTTCTCCACCTTCGCTAACAGAGTCATCGGTTCGCTTCCGGTTGTCGGACTCCTCGCTCGGATTCTCAGCGATGAAGGCGGCGTCGGAAGAGATTTAGTCGATTTCGCTGAGTTTAGGAAACGAGTTGGGAATAAATGTACTCCTGATGATTCTAGAGCTTTCTACGAGTTCCAACAACGAAGAGGCAAG GCAGGGGAACCTTTGTATGTGCTTCTGTGTTGTTGGGTTGCTGCAGTAGGTGCAGGGCTTTTGAAATCTGAAGAGATTCTTGAAGGTGTTACTAGAGTTAGCATTTCCAATGATCTCGAGTTTGAAGAACAGAACTTTATTGCTTTGATGACTGAAGCAAGACAG AGAAGAGCAAAGTTGAACATTGATGCGCCGATTATACCGATGGAACTAAGAGTTGAAAAAGCTCTTGAAGGTATTTATGCTTGTTGCTTCCGTAGAGGACttatcgaagaagaagatgagaagctTCTTCAAGTGATGCTAGTTTCTGTGTTCCCTTCGGTTGACAAGTCTGAGATAGAGAGAATCATCAAAGAGAAAGCTACAAGGGTTgcggaaggaggagaagaagagaatgtcaTGGCCAAACGGTTGCCCAAAGAAGCTATTCAAATGCAGATGAAGGATCTTGAGTTCcttcaacaacaaaacattgATTCTTAA